In a genomic window of Polypterus senegalus isolate Bchr_013 chromosome 13, ASM1683550v1, whole genome shotgun sequence:
- the LOC120542654 gene encoding ankyrin repeat and IBR domain-containing protein 1-like isoform X1, producing MLRYAARQLKMPDTQPQETEKRYDPKDSTLKFVNRPDEITGDDDENILRAEMSCGHAVDPNSLTAWCRSLMDQGQYVFKCPALKNGTTRKCDAVWSYDEVRRLALLTDEEKAHFEETLAVLAAAEYCEFKQCPGCKTCVEREDLTNLCVLCTICTATKGNLYQFCWQCLKEWRGAAPRSDRCDNEGCTNQQLDTLRSCKLVSLPETRINECPQIRACPTCGNLVEHNRTGCKNIRCNRCQVEFCFACLETTVVCQNTRSDYYGLCAKPVAPRQTSIPVWRKN from the exons at GCTCCGCTACGCCGCCAGACAGCTGAAGATGCCGGACACGCAGCCGCAAGAAACGGAGAAGCGCTACGACCCCAAGGACTCCACCCTGAAATTCGTCAACAGGCCGGACGAAatca CCggtgatgatgatgaaaatatCCTCAGAGCTGAGATGTCCTGTGGACACGCAGTTGATCCAAACTCACTGACCGCATGGTGCAGAAGTCTGATGGATCAG GGTCAGTATGTTTTCAAGTGCCCCGCATTAAAGAATGGAACAACGCGAAAATGTGATGCAGTCTGGTCTTACGATGAAGTCCGAAGGCTGGCATTACTGACTGATGAGGAGAAGGCCCATTTTGAGGAAACCCTGGCAGTCCTGGCTGCTGCTGAATACTGTGAATTTAAACAG TGTCCAGGGTGCAAGACTTGTGTGGAGCGAGAAGATCTGACCAACCTATGTGTTCTCTGCACCATCTGCACAGCTACAAAGGGAAATCTGTACCAGTTCTGCTGGCAGTGCCTGAAGGAGTGGAGGGGAGCGGCGCCACGATCCGACCGCTGTGACAACGAAGGATGCACCAACCAGCAACTCGACACCCTGCGGTCCTGTAAACTTGTTAGCTTACCTGAAACTAGGATAAATGAGTGCCCCCAAATCCGCGCCTGTCCAACTTGTGGAAATCTTGTCGAACACAATCGGACAGGGTGCAAGAACATCCGCTGTAACAGGTGCCAGGTCGAGTTTTGCTTTGCCTGTTTGGAGACGACAGTCGTCTGTCAGAACACCCGCAGCGATTATTATGGTCTCTGTGCCAAGCCAGTGGCTCCAAGGCAAACAAGCATTCCCGTTTGGAGGAAAAATTAA
- the LOC120542654 gene encoding ankyrin repeat and IBR domain-containing protein 1-like isoform X2 yields MPDTQPQETEKRYDPKDSTLKFVNRPDEITGDDDENILRAEMSCGHAVDPNSLTAWCRSLMDQGQYVFKCPALKNGTTRKCDAVWSYDEVRRLALLTDEEKAHFEETLAVLAAAEYCEFKQCPGCKTCVEREDLTNLCVLCTICTATKGNLYQFCWQCLKEWRGAAPRSDRCDNEGCTNQQLDTLRSCKLVSLPETRINECPQIRACPTCGNLVEHNRTGCKNIRCNRCQVEFCFACLETTVVCQNTRSDYYGLCAKPVAPRQTSIPVWRKN; encoded by the exons ATGCCGGACACGCAGCCGCAAGAAACGGAGAAGCGCTACGACCCCAAGGACTCCACCCTGAAATTCGTCAACAGGCCGGACGAAatca CCggtgatgatgatgaaaatatCCTCAGAGCTGAGATGTCCTGTGGACACGCAGTTGATCCAAACTCACTGACCGCATGGTGCAGAAGTCTGATGGATCAG GGTCAGTATGTTTTCAAGTGCCCCGCATTAAAGAATGGAACAACGCGAAAATGTGATGCAGTCTGGTCTTACGATGAAGTCCGAAGGCTGGCATTACTGACTGATGAGGAGAAGGCCCATTTTGAGGAAACCCTGGCAGTCCTGGCTGCTGCTGAATACTGTGAATTTAAACAG TGTCCAGGGTGCAAGACTTGTGTGGAGCGAGAAGATCTGACCAACCTATGTGTTCTCTGCACCATCTGCACAGCTACAAAGGGAAATCTGTACCAGTTCTGCTGGCAGTGCCTGAAGGAGTGGAGGGGAGCGGCGCCACGATCCGACCGCTGTGACAACGAAGGATGCACCAACCAGCAACTCGACACCCTGCGGTCCTGTAAACTTGTTAGCTTACCTGAAACTAGGATAAATGAGTGCCCCCAAATCCGCGCCTGTCCAACTTGTGGAAATCTTGTCGAACACAATCGGACAGGGTGCAAGAACATCCGCTGTAACAGGTGCCAGGTCGAGTTTTGCTTTGCCTGTTTGGAGACGACAGTCGTCTGTCAGAACACCCGCAGCGATTATTATGGTCTCTGTGCCAAGCCAGTGGCTCCAAGGCAAACAAGCATTCCCGTTTGGAGGAAAAATTAA